In Carnobacteriaceae bacterium zg-84, the genomic window GATCCAACAAATCCACTTCCAAATCCAAATGAACCGACAACACCAATTGAACCAGGTCAACCAATTGATCCAAAACAGCCAAATGGACCAAAATGGCCAGCAGGTGTTACTGAAAAAGACTTGGTAAAACAAGTGACACGTATGATTAAATATGTGTATGAAGAAGATGGAAGAGAAGCGGATGCTACTCGTACAGAGACAGTAACCTTTACACGTGAAGCGACTGTTAATCATGTAACTGGCGAGATTGTTTACGGTGAGTGGAAAGTTAGCCATGAAGTTGATTCTGATAAGAATAAAGATGGTAAATGGAATGAGGAAGCATCAAAACTAATTAAAGGATATGTTGCTGATAAAGCTGTTGTGGAAGAAGAAACACCAACGGAAAATACTGCTGATAAAACAGTAGTTGTTACCTACAAAAAACTAGGTAGCTGGATTCCAAAATTACCAGACGGAGAAACACCAAAAGATCCAATCCCATATCCAAATGATCCAAATGGAGATCCAACTATTCCAGGTACTCCAGAGAATAGTGAAGAACCGATTCCATATGTTCCTGGATATACACCTGAAGATCCAGAAGGTAATCCGTTGAAACCAGTAGATCCAGAAAATCCGTCTAAAGGATATATTCCACCGAAATTGCCAATGAATCCAAGTGAAAATATTGAAATTCCTTATAGACCAAATTCAGAAGAAGAAAAACCAAATATGCCAAAACCGGATAAACCAGCTCCGGAAAAACCAAAACCAGATATGCCAAAACCGGATAGACCAACTCCGGAAAAACCAAAATCAGATATGCCAAAACCAAACAAACCAACATCAGAAAATCCAAGTCCTAATAAACCAGCAAGTCAAAACTTGCCACATACAGGTGAACAAGGACAAGATACAATGTTCTACGGAGCGACTGTCTTTGGATTAGGTATGATGATTGCGGCATTGAGAAAACGATTGGAAGAAGAAACAGAATAACAGTGTTTTATCATTTGTCTGGAAAACACCCTAAGACATCATCTTAGGGTGTTTTTGGTGTTCTGTAACTCTATACCGAATGATATTGATGTAATGAAAAGGTGATGAATGGTTAAAGCATTCACCATCTTTTTATATTTTTCGGCTCTATGTCAAATAGGGTTGATGACTCATAAAAGGTAGTGATGTAACAAATGTTACGTCACTATCTTTTTTTAAGTCACAAAGTGATGTACGGCTCACCGACATGTACACGATACATGTCTTTTCCCCTACGTTGTGCGGGGAAGGAGCTATTCGTACATCACTTTTGACTTAAACTATTAAGCAACTAGTGAAGTAGATGGTACGGTATACGGTACATATAACTTACACATGAATAAAATACGATTTCTAAAATGTGAAAAGTTACGATAACCATAGGCATTTCTCTTAAGTACTTTAATTTTATGATTGATTCCTTCAAGTGCACCATTAGTCAAATGATGGTAGATAAAGGTGTTTTTAATATAGGGTAAATACCCTTTGAACGTTCTTAATACTCTACGTAAACCAGGAGAAATAGCTTCCTGTTTAGCCCATATGAGTATTTCTTCAAATCGGTCAAAATCTCTATTATGTAAAGCATCTCTTAATTGATGAACGACATCGTATGTGGCTCGTAGTTCGGGGACTTGTTCCAATAAATAATCGACTATCCCTTGTGTATGTGTCATCCAATCAAACAGTGGAAAACGGTGATAAGGATAACTACTTAGTGTATCTGTGTTACTTAAAAACAACTTCCAATAACGTTTCATTTTGTTGTATAAACGGCGATTATTCTGATGTAAAGCTTTCATTACATGCACTCTGTGTTTTGTTAACTCACGATTTAATGCTTGTACAATATGAAAAGGGTCGATAATGATATGTGCGTTAGGAAATACTTGCTTGGCTATCTGAATATAGGGGCGAAACATATCAATCGTAATTGTTTTAACAGCTTTTCTTGTCTGGGTATCGTATCTAGCAAAGTAGTCTAATAGCGTGCTGGATTTACGGTCGTGTACAACGTCAATCAGTTGATGAGTCAGTGCATCACAATAGATAAAACTCATGGCACTATCAGAAGATTTTACTGACTTGAATTCATCAAAACATAGGTGTTGAGGTAATTGCGTGTTGTGATTTACTTTTAAAGTAGAGGCGACCTTATCAACAATACGTCTGACCGTATGTACAGATACATTGTGTTGTTTAGCGATGTAGGTTTCTGAAATGGTTTCTGTTAAAGTATCCATTATCTTTTGTTTTAAACGGTTTGTGATAAAACAATGCTTATCCACAATAGGTGTTTCCGCTGTAAATGATGATTGACAGGATTTACAATAAAAACGTTGTTTAGTGAGTGATAAATAGGCGTTTAGTCCTGAAATTTGGCATAAAGACAGTCGTGATTGACGTGTTCCATTTTTTACAATGCCATTGGTTGCGTGACAATTTGGGCAACAATCTGGTGTATAGGTTAATTTACCGTATAAGACTAATGATTTTTTATGTCGAATGACATATTCTGATATGTTTTCATGATCAAATGTGATGTTTTTATCCTTTAATTGTAGTAAGATTTCTGTTATATTAGACATAGGCAATTTCTCCTTATTATTTGGTCGTACTTTTAATTTAAGAGAAAATTGCCTTTTTGTCTACATAAAATTAGGGTTGCTGGCTTATGCCATCAACCCTAAAAATTATACAGCCAAAAAACGAAGTAACGCAATACGGTTACTTCGTTTTTTATTTGTCGGTTTAAAAGTGACATTTATTTTTATGGATTGAATAAAAAATAAATTTTATTCTTATGATTTTACTAACTAACACAAAGTTAATCACGCCTAACTTTTTATGTAAGTTGACTTGATTTATTGAAAATATCCTGATACAATAAATCGTAAACATAACTTTTTAAAAAGGAGAGAGATATGAGAAAAAAACATTTCTTAGGAGCAATGGCATTAAGTGCCATATTATGTATATGTTCGAGTGATCATATATTACACGCAGAAGAGCCATTTGGTACATCAATGATATCAAGTGATGCCGTCAATCATTTATCTAGAGTGATTGTTTCTTTCGATGAAGAAAATAGAAAGAAAATTATCGAACAGATTCATGCCATATCTGGTGCTGAGATAAAGTATCAATATAAAAAAATATTTAGTGGTTTATCATTAGATATTCCAAAAGATAAAATCACATTATTATCAGAAATAGCTGATATTCACAAAATCGAAGATTGTGCACCGGTTATTCCAAATATGATAACAGCAGGACAACTTACACAAGCATTACAAGCCAATGCACGATATCGTGTGGATGGTAGGGGAATGGTTATTGCAACGATTGATTCGGGTATCGACACAAAACATAAAGATATGCGATTAGATGAGGGGGTTGTCCCTAAAATTTTAGATATAAAAAAATCTGATAATAATGAATATTCTGCAAAAATTCCTTATGGATATAATTATGTGGACGGAAATGATAATTTATTAGATGATGTTGATGAACCACATGGTATGCATATTGCCGGAATATTGGCGGCAAATGCAACAGATGAAGATGTGAAAGCTAAAAGAGGGATTGACGGGATTGCACCAAATGCTCAATTACTTGTTTATAAAGTATTTACAGGAAAACATAGAGCTGTTCGTGAAGATGCTGCGTATGCGGCTATGGAAGATGCCATAGACAAAGGTGCAGATGTGATTAGTTTAAGTATTGGTTTGAGAGGAACTGGAAAAAAAGGAGATACGTTTTATACAGCAATTGAAAATGCTAAAAAACATGGCGTCATTGTTGTAGCAGCATTAGGAAATTCTGGTGCTTCAGCAGCAACAACGACTTATGACGAGAAAACAAATAATGATTTAAATGCAGTAGATACAGCATCCACTGTATCAGTTGCTGCTAATATAGATGTGATAGGTGTTGGATCTAGCAAAAATACACATTTAACATATAGTGCAATGACGATTGGTGATAAACCATATCCATATATACAAATTGGTAAAACAAAAGTTGTTGATAATACCTATGATTTTGTTGATGTTGGATTTGCGACAGAGGAAGAATTAAGAGGAAAGGAACTAGAGAATAAAATAGTTATTGTAAGAAGAGGAAAATATTCCATTCGTGAAAAAATGAGTTTATTATCTAGCAAAAAACCAGCAGGTATTATTTTAATTAGTTATAATGTTGGGCATAATCGAGATAATTATATGGATAAAGTGCCAGTAGAGTTAGCACCATTTGAATTAGCAAGTGGCTGTTGGGCGATTGGGGTATCTGGTTCAGACGGTGCTGATTTACAAGAACGTATTAAAACATCACCTAATATGGCATTAAAACTATCAATGGATGTCTTTCATAAAAAATATCGTGATGTTTCAATTCCTTCAGGATTTTCAAGTTGGGGACCAACAGTTGATTTAGAATTAAAACCAGATGTACTTGCACCGGGAGAAGATATTTATTCCACAGCAAATAAAAATAGCTATATGCTAATGTCGGGGACATCAATGGCAGCACCTCATGTTGCGGGTGCGACAACATTGTTACTACAGTACTTAAAAGAAAAAACATTACCAGAAAACTGGTCTAAAATGGATTTGGTAAAAGTATTGTTCATGAATACAGCACGTGTCTTAATGGACGATAATGCTATTGGTGAACGATTAGAGTTTTCACCTAGACAACAAGGTGCAGGCATTATTCAAATTCAAAATGCTTTAGAAACAAATGTCATTGTATCATCAAATGGTAAAGGGGCAGCAGCACTAAAAGAAATAGGAAAAACGACAACTTTTACGGTTAAACTAGAAAATATAGGGAAAACACCTCAAACATTCCATGTTCAAAAAGGAAATGTCTTAACAAGTGGAACTGTATCAGTTGATAAAATGCAAGAAGAAACACCAGTTAAAATCAATGAAGTACATGCTAAAAAAGTAGACGGAGCATCTATTCAAACAAGTGTACAGAGCATTACTTTACAACCAGGAGAAACAAAAGAAATTACAGCGACATTAAATACAGGAAATGCAAAAGATCAATTTGTTGAAGGGTATTTATATTTCATCTCTGAAACTGAAGGACAACCATCATTAAGTATTCCTTATATGGGATTTGTTGGTGATTGGGGGAAAGAGCCTTTAATTGATGCTCCTGCTTGGGAAGCCAATTCAAAAGTAAAATTAACCACTGTTATGGGAAATACTAATTTGAATTCAGAAGAATATGAAGAAATTGGCAAATCTGATTTTGAAGAAGGTATCAATCCTAAAAATATTGCTTTCACAACAAATTCAGATGCAGATACAGTGAAACAAATCGCACCACGTGTTGCTGTTTTGCGTGATATTTTAGATTATGAAGTAGCTATCGTGACAAGTAAAGATGATCAAGCAGAGCCTTTAAGACAAATAAAAGTTGGGAAATATTTACAAAGACTTATTTATGCAGATTATTTATTTGAAGATTGGTATAAAAAAGAAATGCAGTCACCGTTGCTTCAATTTAAATGGGACGGAAAAATTTATAATACTAAAACAGGTGAATTTGAACGTGCTCCAGAGGGACAATATTATTATCGCCTAAGAGCTAGAAATAAAGAAAACGGAAATTGGCAAACGACATATTTACCAGTAAAAATTGACAATACAAAACCAACGATGGACGTTGATATTGTTGATAAAGAAGATGATAAAAAAGATATTGTGATTCGTCTAAAAGACAATGTGGCTATTGGAAAAATAAAAGCAAGTATTGATTATGCAGATGTAGATGTTACAAAAATAAGTGAAGCGGAATATATGATTAAAGATATATCCATGAATTTAGAAACAGTGAATTTATTGCAAATACATGCCACAGATACAGCAGGAAATGCGGCAGATTATGAAAAAGAATTGCACGTTAAAGACGTTCACTTAGATAATATTAAAGATTTATCATTGAAAAAAGGAAATACAACATTAACGGGTCGCATCTCTGAACATGTGAAAGACATTAGTATGACTTTAAATGAACAAGCAGTAGAATTAACAAAAAATGACAAACAATTTTCTGCTGAATTAAAAGAACAGTTAAAAGACGGAGAAAATACATTGAAAGTCACGATTACTATGACTGACGGTAAACAACGTACATCAACATTATCAATTTTGCGTGACTTTGAAAAACCAACTTTAGACATCCGACCAGAATGGGAAGATGAAGATGAACAACTAATTAAAACAGCTGAAGATGGTACCATTACACTTTCAGGAAAAGTGAGTGATAATTTAACAGCTGCTAAAGATATTAAAGTGTATTACTATACAGGCGATAACTTTAGTAAACCTGAAAATAAAAAAGAAGCAAAAGTTGATGAAAAAGGGAATTTTACAATTACAGCAAACAAACGTGATTTCCCAGAAGATATTTATGTGGAAGCTGTCGATAAAGCCGGAAGAAAAGCGCAGCAATTTTTCTATACTTCTTTAACAGATGCAGATGATGATGAAAAATTATTCTATGTGTCCATGCACGACTATTTGATTTTAAATGTTGAATCTATTGTCCATGCAAAATTATACAGCTTATCAGACGGTACATATACATATGAAATTCCTATCAAAACAAATGAAGGTTTTTCCGCAAGTATCAATGGTGGTGAACGTGTTTATGCAAAAGGATCAGATATTTTGGCAAAAGCTATTGTAAAAGACGGATATAATACTATTAATATCAAAGGGTATGATGCAGAAGGTAATCTCATTTTTGACAGAGGTTATTCAATGTTCATTGATAAAGCTGCACCAAATGTTATTTTTAAAGACTTGCATTTTGTCGAAGAAAAAGATTCAGAAAAAGATATTGAAGGTGTGTTATACGTCAAAGAACCTATTTTAAAATTACAAGGAACAATACAAGACAATGGTACAGGGTGGAGTTTATATGTAAACGGACATTCAGTTGCATCAACGTCTATTGAAGGAGAATTAGGAAATAATAAAAGTACTTTCTCTTATCAAGTACCTGTTCAAGACGGAGATATTGTAAACATTAAAGCTGTCGATGTAAACAATAATTCAAACGATGAACATGGCTTGAATTATTTAGTGAAACTAGATGACCAAGCACCTGTGATTGAGTCAACTGTCCAATCAGGTGATGTCTTTGAGCATTCAGTCACACCAATGATTAACACAACAGATAATATAAAAGTGACACGTACCACTATAACATTGGACGGTAAACCATATACACTAAATACAGAAATTTCTGATAAAGGTAGACACGTATTAGATATTGAAGTAGAGGATATTGCTGGAAATATTACTAAGAAAAAAATAACTTTTAGAATTGGTAAAGATGATGAAAAACCAGCAGAACCAACACCGATACCTGATGTCACAACAAGTACATTGACTACCTTACCAACACCGACACACAGTGCCACAGATACGACAACAACGGTATCACAAATTTTTGAAGCACATACAGATAATCGTTTGTTTAGTGTTATGTTTAAAGAGCATGTTGATGCTGATATGCTCCATGTTGAAAAAGTAGATCATTCTGTTATAGCAGAAAAATTAAAACCAAAACATGCAACAGTTTACGATATTTATTTAACAAAAAATGGACAAAAAGTTGACATTAAAGAAAACCGCATTGTGTCTATTGATTTACATAAACATGAAAAAAATGCTGTACTATACCATGTACTATCGAATGGGCAATTAGAAAAAATACAGACGAAAGTTGAAAATGGTAAACTTATTTTTGAAACAAATCATTTTAGTCATTTTGTTTTAGGTGTAGATGTTGAGGTATCAAATACATTACCAAATACGGGAACACAAGAAATACATCTCTTTATTTATTTCGGAATTTTATTTTGCGGAATGGCAATATTTGTATACAAGAGAAGAGAACGTAAATAAATGATGTTTAAACAAGCACTCTAGATATTAAGGGTGCTTGTTTTTTGAATTAGAATTTAAAAATATTTATAAAATAGTAGACGTATCTTTTTTTTTTTGATATGATGATGTATATTCAATGAAAAAGAGAGTACATATTGCAAGATTTAATCTAGCGAGTCGGGAGGGTGAAAGCCGACGTAAACGCAATGTGGAAGCGCACTTTGGAGAAGACGTAAATGTCCGTTTATCAAACGTTACATGATAAAAGAGTGGGAATATATATTCCAACTAGAGTGGTACCACGGATTTAATTCGTCTCTATTAAACAGTAATGTTTAATAGAGATTTTTTGTTTATGTACTCAGTTTAACAGTAAAGGAGAAAAATATGTTAGATTATAAATTAATTATTGCACAAGTATTACAAACAGCATTAA contains:
- a CDS encoding ISL3 family transposase, whose amino-acid sequence is MSNITEILLQLKDKNITFDHENISEYVIRHKKSLVLYGKLTYTPDCCPNCHATNGIVKNGTRQSRLSLCQISGLNAYLSLTKQRFYCKSCQSSFTAETPIVDKHCFITNRLKQKIMDTLTETISETYIAKQHNVSVHTVRRIVDKVASTLKVNHNTQLPQHLCFDEFKSVKSSDSAMSFIYCDALTHQLIDVVHDRKSSTLLDYFARYDTQTRKAVKTITIDMFRPYIQIAKQVFPNAHIIIDPFHIVQALNRELTKHRVHVMKALHQNNRRLYNKMKRYWKLFLSNTDTLSSYPYHRFPLFDWMTHTQGIVDYLLEQVPELRATYDVVHQLRDALHNRDFDRFEEILIWAKQEAISPGLRRVLRTFKGYLPYIKNTFIYHHLTNGALEGINHKIKVLKRNAYGYRNFSHFRNRILFMCKLYVPYTVPSTSLVA
- a CDS encoding S8 family serine peptidase yields the protein MRKKHFLGAMALSAILCICSSDHILHAEEPFGTSMISSDAVNHLSRVIVSFDEENRKKIIEQIHAISGAEIKYQYKKIFSGLSLDIPKDKITLLSEIADIHKIEDCAPVIPNMITAGQLTQALQANARYRVDGRGMVIATIDSGIDTKHKDMRLDEGVVPKILDIKKSDNNEYSAKIPYGYNYVDGNDNLLDDVDEPHGMHIAGILAANATDEDVKAKRGIDGIAPNAQLLVYKVFTGKHRAVREDAAYAAMEDAIDKGADVISLSIGLRGTGKKGDTFYTAIENAKKHGVIVVAALGNSGASAATTTYDEKTNNDLNAVDTASTVSVAANIDVIGVGSSKNTHLTYSAMTIGDKPYPYIQIGKTKVVDNTYDFVDVGFATEEELRGKELENKIVIVRRGKYSIREKMSLLSSKKPAGIILISYNVGHNRDNYMDKVPVELAPFELASGCWAIGVSGSDGADLQERIKTSPNMALKLSMDVFHKKYRDVSIPSGFSSWGPTVDLELKPDVLAPGEDIYSTANKNSYMLMSGTSMAAPHVAGATTLLLQYLKEKTLPENWSKMDLVKVLFMNTARVLMDDNAIGERLEFSPRQQGAGIIQIQNALETNVIVSSNGKGAAALKEIGKTTTFTVKLENIGKTPQTFHVQKGNVLTSGTVSVDKMQEETPVKINEVHAKKVDGASIQTSVQSITLQPGETKEITATLNTGNAKDQFVEGYLYFISETEGQPSLSIPYMGFVGDWGKEPLIDAPAWEANSKVKLTTVMGNTNLNSEEYEEIGKSDFEEGINPKNIAFTTNSDADTVKQIAPRVAVLRDILDYEVAIVTSKDDQAEPLRQIKVGKYLQRLIYADYLFEDWYKKEMQSPLLQFKWDGKIYNTKTGEFERAPEGQYYYRLRARNKENGNWQTTYLPVKIDNTKPTMDVDIVDKEDDKKDIVIRLKDNVAIGKIKASIDYADVDVTKISEAEYMIKDISMNLETVNLLQIHATDTAGNAADYEKELHVKDVHLDNIKDLSLKKGNTTLTGRISEHVKDISMTLNEQAVELTKNDKQFSAELKEQLKDGENTLKVTITMTDGKQRTSTLSILRDFEKPTLDIRPEWEDEDEQLIKTAEDGTITLSGKVSDNLTAAKDIKVYYYTGDNFSKPENKKEAKVDEKGNFTITANKRDFPEDIYVEAVDKAGRKAQQFFYTSLTDADDDEKLFYVSMHDYLILNVESIVHAKLYSLSDGTYTYEIPIKTNEGFSASINGGERVYAKGSDILAKAIVKDGYNTINIKGYDAEGNLIFDRGYSMFIDKAAPNVIFKDLHFVEEKDSEKDIEGVLYVKEPILKLQGTIQDNGTGWSLYVNGHSVASTSIEGELGNNKSTFSYQVPVQDGDIVNIKAVDVNNNSNDEHGLNYLVKLDDQAPVIESTVQSGDVFEHSVTPMINTTDNIKVTRTTITLDGKPYTLNTEISDKGRHVLDIEVEDIAGNITKKKITFRIGKDDEKPAEPTPIPDVTTSTLTTLPTPTHSATDTTTTVSQIFEAHTDNRLFSVMFKEHVDADMLHVEKVDHSVIAEKLKPKHATVYDIYLTKNGQKVDIKENRIVSIDLHKHEKNAVLYHVLSNGQLEKIQTKVENGKLIFETNHFSHFVLGVDVEVSNTLPNTGTQEIHLFIYFGILFCGMAIFVYKRRERK